A DNA window from Pedobacter africanus contains the following coding sequences:
- a CDS encoding FG-GAP and VCBS repeat-containing protein produces MISGCMSAIGVMKSAAQASNSVVKLAPGFKIEANGKPIAADIGHAAPFMIDFDGDGRKDLVMGEFKEGKARVYLNVGTDKAPQFKDFSYLQAGGKDASVPPACCIGFDPSFMDLNGDGIMDVTSGQYTGGYINFYEGIAAKPFQFKAGVSLLQPELEKGAVKDSHDWSMRTANFIDFDDDGDYDMVWGNVSGAVFYAQNTGTKKAYKFAESISLTTNGSPAKVDSKSDPFPVDWDGDGIIDLLVGSEASDIVFFKGKKKGSTNFEPGVSIWTGRKSTAGAAGSYQEVSKSMEALGEKRPYPGYRVRLGVTDWNGDGKLDLMVGNCYSPESNDSHATSGNVYVFLRQ; encoded by the coding sequence ATGATATCAGGCTGTATGTCTGCTATTGGTGTAATGAAATCTGCAGCGCAGGCTAGTAACAGTGTTGTAAAACTCGCTCCCGGCTTTAAAATAGAAGCAAACGGAAAACCAATAGCAGCAGATATTGGTCATGCCGCACCTTTTATGATTGATTTTGATGGCGATGGCCGTAAAGACCTGGTGATGGGCGAGTTTAAAGAAGGTAAAGCAAGGGTATACCTGAATGTGGGGACAGATAAAGCCCCTCAGTTTAAAGACTTCAGTTACCTTCAGGCCGGTGGGAAGGATGCTTCTGTACCGCCTGCATGCTGCATAGGTTTTGATCCCTCTTTTATGGATTTGAACGGAGACGGCATTATGGATGTTACTTCCGGACAGTACACGGGCGGGTACATCAATTTTTATGAAGGGATTGCCGCAAAACCTTTTCAGTTTAAAGCTGGGGTAAGCCTCCTGCAGCCGGAATTAGAAAAAGGAGCGGTTAAAGATAGCCATGACTGGAGCATGCGCACTGCTAACTTTATTGACTTTGACGACGATGGCGATTACGACATGGTTTGGGGTAATGTAAGCGGAGCGGTTTTTTATGCCCAGAACACAGGCACTAAAAAAGCCTATAAGTTTGCCGAAAGCATATCCCTTACTACGAATGGAAGCCCGGCAAAAGTAGATTCTAAAAGTGACCCTTTTCCGGTTGACTGGGATGGGGACGGGATTATTGACCTGCTGGTGGGTTCGGAAGCAAGTGATATTGTGTTTTTTAAAGGAAAGAAAAAGGGCAGTACTAATTTTGAACCGGGTGTTTCTATCTGGACAGGAAGGAAGTCGACAGCAGGTGCTGCGGGCTCTTACCAGGAAGTATCGAAATCAATGGAAGCCCTGGGCGAGAAAAGGCCATATCCTGGCTATCGTGTACGATTGGGGGTAACCGATTGGAACGGAGATGGTAAACTGGATTTGATGGTAGGTAACTGCTATAGTCCTGAAAGCAATGATTCACATGCCACATCCGGGAATGTCTATGTTTTTCTTCGGCAATGA
- a CDS encoding TonB-dependent receptor domain-containing protein has protein sequence MILITCVLIQVNAASYAQRINLNRQNSSIHSILEEIRKQSKYDFFYDTELFNDARPVSIQLKNATVEQVLNACFANQPYSYTVKNMLVVVTKAERAAVPNTARQQPGRITGKVLDNRGEALPGASIKLLQGGQAVQSSTDGSYNFSIAPGTYTLEASYVSFQSKRITDVVVKAGEVTRLDMVLTAITSTLDQVVVTASFKKESINALYTRQKNEAGISNGISAEQIAALPDKNIGETLKRISGVSTNDNRRVVVRGIAERYNLAMMDGATLPSTDVQVRDFEFDIVPVNLIDNVIVSKTSTPDLSFGFGGGLIQINTLAIPDKNFNTFSFGGKYIKGSTGKDFLGYGRGKNDYLGFDDGVRDHFPKDIMVFTSQNYIPTNPGAIPPKGVTPITPAMIAEQNKRIGGLERAGTRIYTALPGQNYQFSLGRSYDLKNSRIGFVGSLSYRNEQANEDISQFGRGNWEKLGNKIIKVETGGEVDPTFANQYNFNTSWGALLNLGWSSKNHKITSRNFYSRVFSNQFSRIVGWGNEIGRGDLPEIREYDRPKFIDMLQNRINGEHTFGAFRFDWNVSRNKLVNLEKDAIEAWLGPTKTMNGIIYNVMPSGVTNPGGGTFNRAQYKYDEVNKAAEGALNYNFYIAGLKQVAKTGYQYMQREGTYDWTLLPIGSVQPGGIYPYVPVQDWGKYLEFKDPQKDLFYYPAGFSYNGYQGKNTNQAVYAMLDNRFTKWLRLVWGARAEYYKYEWIKNGVNDLATRNLIEQGEKQQFVDPGTGKIVSAFADPEHEEKTWRYLPSASMTITPLKDLNLRAAYAQSVVRPALIENSRMIRYDPGIAAYRSNQGVLSTLIDHYDFRVEWYPKPGEVISFGYFYKYFDKPVEIYRNQPDNTGRVYVVTQNSEWAKVSGWEFDLRKSFGFVKPEWKFLDDIYLSGNLTLQNSDVQASTVVGKSMTDDKYGRRFEYRTRQMIREKRPLYGQVPVLYNMALQYDGPRFGANIAFNHMGYKTFATGLLPSIVEYERPRNQLDAQLSYNFLRDKKLKAKLNMSNLMNNPYRFYINSDETYKLLDKWKGMNMSAITATGVSDWADIYEWKYGFSQKYEEGYYETSADGKTKTRVGDKDTFFRKVGSSFSLSVSYAF, from the coding sequence ATGATATTAATAACCTGTGTGCTGATACAGGTCAATGCAGCCAGCTATGCTCAGCGCATCAACCTGAACAGGCAGAACAGCAGCATCCACTCCATACTTGAAGAAATCAGAAAGCAAAGCAAATATGATTTCTTTTATGATACCGAGCTTTTTAACGATGCAAGGCCGGTAAGCATCCAGCTAAAAAATGCTACTGTAGAACAGGTACTCAATGCCTGTTTTGCCAATCAGCCCTACAGCTATACCGTAAAGAATATGCTCGTGGTCGTTACCAAAGCAGAAAGGGCCGCAGTACCTAATACTGCGCGGCAGCAGCCCGGTCGCATCACAGGCAAGGTATTGGACAATCGTGGTGAAGCCCTTCCGGGAGCCAGCATTAAACTGCTCCAGGGTGGCCAGGCCGTGCAAAGCAGTACCGATGGCAGCTACAACTTCAGCATAGCCCCGGGTACTTATACCTTGGAAGCCAGCTATGTATCCTTCCAGAGCAAGCGTATTACCGATGTTGTCGTTAAAGCAGGTGAAGTGACCAGGCTCGACATGGTGCTGACCGCCATCACCAGTACATTAGATCAGGTTGTGGTCACTGCCAGTTTCAAAAAAGAAAGCATCAATGCCTTATATACCCGTCAGAAAAACGAAGCCGGTATTTCCAATGGCATCTCGGCAGAGCAGATTGCCGCGCTGCCCGATAAAAACATTGGCGAAACTTTGAAGAGGATCTCTGGCGTAAGCACCAACGACAACCGCCGGGTTGTGGTACGGGGAATTGCAGAGCGGTATAACCTGGCCATGATGGACGGTGCTACACTGCCCAGCACAGATGTGCAGGTACGCGATTTTGAGTTTGATATTGTTCCGGTTAACCTGATCGACAATGTGATCGTATCCAAAACCTCGACTCCTGACCTGAGCTTTGGTTTTGGCGGCGGACTGATCCAGATCAATACCCTGGCCATCCCTGATAAAAATTTCAATACTTTCAGTTTTGGGGGCAAATACATCAAAGGCAGTACCGGCAAAGATTTCCTGGGTTATGGTCGCGGCAAAAACGATTACCTGGGTTTTGATGATGGCGTCAGGGACCATTTCCCAAAAGACATCATGGTATTTACCAGCCAGAACTACATCCCTACCAACCCAGGTGCAATACCTCCAAAAGGCGTTACACCCATCACACCGGCCATGATTGCAGAACAGAACAAAAGGATTGGCGGACTGGAAAGGGCGGGCACAAGGATCTATACTGCACTACCCGGACAAAACTATCAGTTTAGCCTGGGCCGTAGTTATGACCTTAAAAACAGTCGAATTGGTTTTGTTGGTTCGCTAAGTTATCGCAATGAACAAGCTAATGAAGACATTTCACAGTTTGGCCGTGGCAACTGGGAAAAACTGGGCAACAAGATCATTAAGGTGGAGACCGGCGGGGAAGTTGACCCTACCTTTGCCAATCAATACAATTTCAATACGAGCTGGGGTGCTCTGCTCAATCTGGGATGGAGCTCGAAAAATCATAAGATCACCTCACGTAATTTTTATTCGCGTGTGTTCAGTAACCAATTCTCTCGCATTGTAGGCTGGGGCAACGAAATTGGCCGTGGAGACCTGCCCGAAATCCGTGAATACGACCGCCCGAAATTTATTGACATGCTCCAAAACCGCATCAATGGCGAGCATACCTTCGGCGCTTTCCGTTTTGACTGGAATGTTTCCCGCAATAAGCTCGTTAACCTGGAAAAAGATGCCATAGAAGCCTGGCTGGGCCCCACCAAAACCATGAACGGGATCATATACAATGTCATGCCCAGCGGTGTCACCAATCCGGGCGGCGGTACTTTTAACAGGGCGCAATACAAATATGATGAAGTAAATAAAGCTGCCGAAGGCGCATTGAATTACAATTTCTACATAGCAGGTTTAAAACAGGTGGCTAAAACCGGCTATCAGTACATGCAGCGCGAAGGCACGTACGACTGGACGCTATTGCCCATTGGCTCCGTACAGCCTGGCGGCATTTACCCTTATGTGCCGGTGCAGGATTGGGGCAAATACCTGGAATTTAAAGACCCTCAAAAAGACCTCTTCTATTATCCTGCAGGGTTCTCTTACAATGGATACCAGGGTAAAAACACCAACCAGGCAGTATATGCCATGTTGGATAACCGGTTTACTAAATGGTTGCGCCTGGTTTGGGGGGCCAGGGCCGAATATTACAAATACGAATGGATTAAAAATGGCGTAAATGATCTGGCTACCAGGAACCTGATTGAGCAAGGTGAAAAGCAGCAATTTGTAGATCCCGGAACCGGGAAAATTGTATCTGCTTTTGCCGATCCGGAGCATGAAGAAAAAACCTGGCGCTACCTGCCCTCGGCCAGCATGACCATTACCCCATTGAAAGACCTCAACCTGAGGGCCGCATACGCACAATCAGTGGTAAGACCGGCATTGATAGAAAACTCCCGTATGATCCGCTATGACCCCGGTATTGCCGCTTACCGCAGCAACCAGGGTGTTTTGTCTACCCTGATAGATCATTACGATTTCCGGGTGGAGTGGTACCCCAAGCCCGGAGAGGTGATTTCATTTGGCTATTTTTATAAATATTTTGATAAACCAGTAGAGATCTACCGCAATCAGCCAGATAATACCGGAAGGGTGTATGTGGTTACACAAAACTCTGAATGGGCAAAAGTGAGCGGCTGGGAATTTGACCTCCGCAAAAGCTTTGGTTTTGTAAAACCAGAATGGAAGTTCCTGGACGACATTTACCTGAGTGGTAACCTGACCCTCCAGAATTCAGATGTACAGGCCAGTACCGTGGTTGGCAAGAGCATGACCGACGATAAATATGGAAGAAGGTTTGAGTACCGTACCAGGCAGATGATCCGCGAAAAAAGACCGCTGTATGGCCAGGTTCCTGTACTATACAACATGGCCTTGCAGTACGATGGCCCTCGTTTCGGTGCCAACATTGCCTTTAACCATATGGGCTATAAAACCTTTGCCACCGGATTATTACCCAGCATCGTAGAATATGAGCGTCCGCGCAACCAGCTGGATGCCCAATTGAGCTATAATTTTTTAAGAGACAAAAAATTAAAGGCAAAGCTGAACATGAGCAACCTGATGAACAATCCTTACCGTTTCTATATCAACAGCGATGAGACCTATAAACTACTGGATAAATGGAAAGGTATGAATATGTCTGCAATTACCGCAACAGGTGTGTCCGACTGGGCCGATATCTACGAATGGAAATATGGGTTCTCACAGAAATATGAAGAGGGATACTACGAGACCTCAGCTGATGGAAAAACCAAAACAAGGGTTGGCGACAAGGATACATTTTTCCGTAAAGTAGGCAGCTCATTCAGCCTATCAGTTTCTTATGCCTTCTAA
- a CDS encoding FecR family protein: MEEQTRKLLTRFLDHQCSHAEAQQVNQLLEDPEMVAQLHQLMEEQDARAAQQTALPDHVAAEKMESWQQQINERIADSAVAVQLMRRLPWLRYAAIFTGFVLLAGITWLLRSPEAANNRQLAQQTDILPGGHKATLTLADGSVISLEDATSGTLARQDGIQIEKTRDGNILYRMAGDKVLQGTTTNTITTPKGGQYQVCLPDGTRAWLNAASSLSYPLHFDAKERRVKMTGEVYFEVAKLYSSLRGGRDRRPERVPFFVETDKQEIQVLGTHFNVNAYPDETAVKTTLVEGSVRVHARNGQSALLKPGQQAVLDGAIRVRDADIEQQLAWKNGDFIFRGETLESVLRQVSRWYDIEVEYPHQLGNMRFNGMVSRLQPLSTIIEMIQSTKKATATLKGRRLIVTD, encoded by the coding sequence ATGGAAGAGCAAACCCGAAAATTACTGACCAGGTTCCTGGACCATCAGTGCAGCCATGCGGAAGCCCAGCAGGTAAACCAGCTGCTGGAAGATCCTGAAATGGTTGCTCAACTTCATCAGCTGATGGAGGAACAGGATGCCCGTGCAGCGCAGCAAACAGCATTGCCTGACCATGTGGCTGCCGAAAAAATGGAAAGCTGGCAGCAACAGATCAATGAAAGGATCGCTGATAGCGCGGTTGCTGTGCAGTTAATGCGCCGCCTACCTTGGTTGCGCTACGCGGCCATATTTACCGGTTTTGTATTACTGGCAGGCATCACCTGGCTGTTAAGGAGTCCCGAAGCGGCAAACAACAGGCAGCTGGCACAACAAACAGACATCCTTCCGGGCGGACATAAAGCTACCTTAACCCTGGCCGACGGTTCGGTCATCTCTCTGGAAGATGCAACAAGCGGAACGCTTGCCAGGCAGGATGGGATACAGATAGAAAAAACAAGGGATGGCAATATCCTGTATCGCATGGCCGGGGACAAAGTGCTGCAAGGTACAACAACAAATACCATTACTACACCAAAGGGCGGACAATACCAGGTTTGTCTGCCCGACGGGACCAGGGCCTGGCTGAATGCCGCCTCTTCTTTGAGCTATCCTTTGCATTTTGATGCAAAAGAACGCCGTGTAAAAATGACCGGAGAAGTTTATTTCGAGGTTGCGAAGCTGTATAGCTCCTTGCGGGGAGGACGGGACCGCAGGCCAGAGCGGGTTCCATTTTTTGTAGAAACGGACAAACAGGAAATACAGGTTTTAGGTACGCACTTCAACGTAAATGCATATCCCGATGAAACTGCTGTAAAAACTACCCTTGTAGAAGGCAGTGTACGGGTACATGCCAGAAATGGCCAGTCTGCATTATTGAAACCGGGGCAACAAGCAGTGTTAGATGGGGCCATCCGGGTAAGGGATGCCGACATTGAGCAGCAGCTGGCCTGGAAAAATGGTGATTTCATTTTCAGGGGCGAAACCCTTGAAAGCGTATTACGTCAGGTTTCGCGCTGGTATGATATAGAAGTGGAATATCCGCATCAGCTGGGCAACATGCGCTTTAACGGCATGGTGTCGCGCTTACAGCCGCTTTCTACCATTATAGAAATGATACAATCCACAAAAAAAGCAACAGCAACATTAAAAGGAAGGAGGCTGATCGTGACCGACTAA
- a CDS encoding sigma-70 family RNA polymerase sigma factor: MDYTHTTDHALLERCQHNDVKAYNEFFGRHSARLYKQALRYILNENIAEELMLDLLFDIWEKRHTRKIEGDIAAYLYRCMRNKIVDQRRKMVTSVTTIEQTTLTETLADRKLADHQLMTADADGLYQDVLQALSPQRRRVFQLSREERLTYPEIAREMNLSVNTVENYMSSALETFRNRTKKYLAV; the protein is encoded by the coding sequence GTGGATTACACGCATACAACCGATCATGCCTTACTGGAACGTTGTCAGCACAACGATGTTAAGGCCTACAATGAGTTTTTCGGCCGGCATTCTGCCCGATTATACAAACAGGCCCTGCGTTATATCCTCAACGAAAATATTGCCGAAGAACTGATGCTGGATCTGCTTTTCGACATCTGGGAAAAAAGACATACCAGGAAAATTGAGGGCGATATAGCTGCTTACCTTTACCGCTGTATGCGCAACAAGATTGTAGATCAGCGCCGTAAAATGGTTACATCTGTAACAACTATTGAGCAAACTACACTAACAGAAACCCTTGCCGACCGCAAACTGGCCGATCATCAACTCATGACAGCTGATGCAGACGGACTATATCAGGATGTGCTGCAGGCCCTTTCCCCTCAGCGCCGTCGTGTATTCCAGCTGAGCCGGGAGGAACGGCTTACCTACCCGGAGATCGCCAGGGAAATGAACCTATCGGTAAACACCGTAGAAAACTACATGTCATCTGCCCTGGAGACCTTTCGCAACCGCACCAAAAAGTACCTGGCCGTATAG
- a CDS encoding RNA polymerase sigma factor, protein MVIKPLHEEAELLAKIAEGDQLAFKVIYDQYHRQVYNFAFKWIQEKESAQEIVQETMLYLWQLGHKLKDIHNLEAYLKTIAKRKAIDVFRTKVLQEKSVRVLATAYIDGHNDTEEGILMREARNILAEGISQLPAQQQQVYRLCQQQGLKYEEAARQLGISHGTVQTHMKLALKFLRTHVLKNTDVAALLVILKLF, encoded by the coding sequence ATGGTAATTAAACCCCTTCATGAAGAAGCTGAACTACTGGCTAAAATAGCGGAGGGCGACCAGCTTGCCTTTAAAGTGATCTACGACCAATACCACAGGCAGGTGTATAACTTTGCCTTCAAATGGATACAGGAAAAAGAATCTGCACAGGAAATTGTGCAGGAAACTATGCTGTACCTTTGGCAATTGGGCCATAAGCTTAAGGACATCCACAATCTGGAGGCCTATCTGAAAACCATCGCCAAGCGTAAAGCCATTGATGTTTTTCGTACAAAAGTATTGCAGGAAAAATCTGTAAGAGTACTTGCAACGGCTTACATCGACGGTCATAATGACACCGAAGAAGGCATTCTGATGCGGGAAGCCAGGAACATTCTGGCCGAGGGGATTAGCCAGCTTCCGGCCCAGCAGCAGCAGGTATACAGGCTTTGCCAGCAACAAGGTCTTAAATACGAAGAGGCCGCCCGGCAATTGGGTATTTCTCATGGAACGGTACAAACACACATGAAGCTGGCTTTAAAATTTCTGCGTACCCATGTGCTGAAAAACACAGATGTAGCCGCTCTATTGGTGATTTTGAAATTATTTTAA
- a CDS encoding FecR family protein, producing MNKERLSYLRLQYLSGNITSADLTELKSLVNNPDLDAGFSDLAEEIWMAPDSDIQPMSADEANDIYLQVTAAAQQKRPVKLWRRLAVAASVILIAGCGLYFLLNKPNAGLKDTPVYAADALPGKVGATLTLANGKQIALGDASKGELAKEAGVMITKQADGKLIYEVAAVDNDHKLNKLTTARGETYQVRLSDGTMVWLNADSKLTYAASLNVNKGPQERRVKLEGEAYFEVTKNKNSPFIVETGGQEVQVLGTHFNINSYADEPLLSTTLLEGSVRVTTAGSAKQAIVLSPGQQALNQQGNVKVVKANLEQVMDWKQGDFYLNHVNFKTAMRKIARWYNVEVVYDASVSDVIEAGGWISRNKKLSEILQSIEATEQVHFKVEGRKIIVFK from the coding sequence ATGAACAAAGAAAGATTAAGTTATTTGCGTTTGCAGTACCTGTCTGGCAATATCACCTCCGCAGACCTGACTGAATTGAAAAGCCTGGTAAATAACCCTGACCTTGATGCTGGGTTTTCAGACCTCGCAGAGGAAATCTGGATGGCACCAGATTCGGATATCCAGCCTATGAGTGCAGATGAGGCAAATGACATATACCTGCAGGTAACTGCCGCTGCCCAGCAAAAAAGACCGGTTAAGCTTTGGAGGCGCCTGGCAGTTGCGGCTTCTGTTATTTTAATTGCGGGCTGTGGACTTTACTTTCTGCTAAACAAACCAAATGCAGGTCTCAAAGATACTCCGGTATATGCCGCTGATGCTTTACCAGGAAAGGTTGGTGCAACCCTTACACTTGCCAATGGAAAACAAATAGCATTGGGTGATGCCAGCAAAGGAGAGTTGGCTAAAGAAGCCGGTGTCATGATTACGAAGCAGGCCGATGGAAAACTGATTTATGAGGTGGCTGCGGTGGATAATGATCATAAATTGAATAAACTGACCACTGCCAGGGGAGAAACTTACCAGGTTCGTTTGTCGGATGGCACTATGGTTTGGTTAAATGCAGATTCAAAGCTAACGTACGCAGCCTCCTTAAATGTAAATAAAGGACCACAGGAGCGAAGGGTAAAGCTGGAAGGTGAAGCTTATTTTGAGGTGACCAAGAATAAAAACAGCCCTTTTATAGTGGAAACGGGGGGGCAGGAGGTCCAGGTGCTGGGCACTCATTTTAATATCAACAGTTATGCAGATGAGCCTTTGCTGAGCACCACTTTATTGGAGGGAAGTGTGCGTGTGACAACTGCTGGTTCTGCAAAGCAGGCCATAGTGCTTAGTCCAGGTCAGCAAGCCCTTAACCAGCAAGGTAACGTGAAGGTGGTGAAAGCCAACCTGGAGCAGGTGATGGACTGGAAGCAAGGCGATTTTTACCTGAACCATGTCAATTTCAAAACTGCGATGCGCAAAATTGCCAGGTGGTACAATGTCGAAGTAGTTTACGACGCCTCTGTCTCTGATGTTATAGAGGCAGGTGGCTGGATTTCAAGGAATAAAAAACTTTCCGAAATATTACAGTCCATAGAAGCAACGGAACAGGTGCACTTCAAAGTAGAAGGACGGAAAATTATAGTATTCAAATAA